A genomic window from Methanobrevibacter sp. includes:
- the cofC gene encoding 2-phospho-L-lactate guanylyltransferase — protein MDNIYAIIPVSKFKNAKTRLSPFLSEEEREKLLKVMLQDVTDTLKKYVDKIFIISRDEDVLSYAESLNLDTILENENSNLNKALTQAMKYCKGKTRKIMIVPSDIPLIGKTNVKMLIDASKNLDFIIVPSKGGGTNMIIMKPMAIRTRFEGFSYKEHVNAAERKKLNPQVHDSLFMALDVNTAEDLGEIMIHGEKTHTRQYLKELKVTFEPFRGSERIKVTRDD, from the coding sequence ATGGACAACATTTATGCAATAATTCCAGTTAGTAAATTCAAAAATGCAAAGACACGTTTATCACCTTTCTTATCCGAAGAAGAACGGGAAAAACTCCTAAAAGTGATGCTTCAGGATGTTACAGATACTTTAAAAAAATATGTGGACAAAATTTTCATCATAAGCCGTGATGAGGATGTATTGAGCTATGCAGAGAGCTTGAATTTGGATACCATTTTGGAAAATGAGAATTCCAACTTAAATAAAGCATTGACACAGGCAATGAAATACTGCAAAGGAAAAACCAGAAAAATCATGATTGTTCCTTCAGACATTCCATTAATCGGAAAAACCAATGTTAAAATGTTGATTGACGCTTCTAAAAATTTGGATTTCATTATTGTTCCGTCAAAAGGTGGCGGAACAAACATGATTATCATGAAACCTATGGCAATCAGAACCCGATTTGAGGGTTTCAGCTACAAGGAACATGTTAATGCCGCTGAAAGAAAAAAATTAAATCCTCAGGTTCATGATTCACTGTTCATGGCATTGGATGTGAATACCGCTGAAGATTTAGGTGAAATAATGATTCATGGCGAAAAAACACATACAAGACAATACCTCAAAGAACTGAAAGTGACCTTTGAACCGTTCAGAGGAAGCGAACGAATAAAAGTCACCAGAGATGATTAG
- a CDS encoding ABC transporter ATP-binding protein has protein sequence MAIEVKNINKSFEGKKKDELSVLEDINLTINDGELVCLLGPSGCGKTTLLRLIAGLDHPTSGEIVANGEVVKKPSGDRAVIFQQYSLFPWLTVLQNVTFGLEMTKKNSKEENIAAAERYLTSVGLIDFKDSYPHELSGGMKQRVAIIRSLLNHSPILLMDEPFSALDMQNRHKLQEQLIGVWKRFENTIVFVTHDVDEAVFLADKIVILDKNPGRIAYVVDVDIERPRRRDSPEFIKLQESIVKDLNMEE, from the coding sequence ATGGCAATTGAAGTTAAAAATATTAATAAATCCTTTGAAGGCAAAAAGAAGGATGAATTATCTGTTTTAGAAGATATTAACTTAACTATTAATGATGGTGAGTTGGTTTGTCTTTTGGGACCTTCCGGATGTGGAAAAACCACTCTCTTAAGATTAATTGCAGGTCTTGACCATCCTACTTCTGGTGAAATAGTTGCTAATGGCGAAGTTGTTAAAAAGCCATCCGGTGATAGAGCAGTTATTTTCCAGCAATATTCACTATTTCCATGGTTGACTGTTCTTCAGAATGTTACATTCGGTTTGGAGATGACAAAAAAGAATTCCAAGGAAGAAAATATTGCTGCTGCAGAAAGATATCTTACAAGTGTCGGTTTAATTGACTTTAAAGATAGCTATCCTCATGAACTTTCAGGTGGTATGAAACAAAGGGTTGCAATTATTAGATCTTTGCTTAATCATTCACCTATTTTGCTTATGGATGAGCCGTTTTCTGCATTGGATATGCAAAATAGACATAAGTTACAGGAACAGCTCATTGGAGTTTGGAAAAGATTTGAAAATACAATAGTTTTTGTAACTCACGATGTGGATGAAGCAGTATTTCTTGCAGATAAAATAGTGATTCTTGATAAAAATCCTGGCCGTATTGCTTATGTAGTTGATGTTGATATTGAAAGGCCAAGAAGAAGGGACTCCCCTGAATTTATAAAGCTTCAGGAATCTATAGTAAAAGATTTAAATATGGAAGAATAG
- the thiD gene encoding bifunctional hydroxymethylpyrimidine kinase/phosphomethylpyrimidine kinase: MIVMSIAGVDPSGGAGVFADLKTFQAIGVYGTGIVTALTAQNPYKFFSTLPVNETYIEEQIDAVMDSYEVEFIKTGMLYSPEIIKLVSRKVKEYDLKAVVDPVMVATSGGDLTKEDIAKALNKYLLPQAILTTPNIAEAEKLTGTKIDSRTRAEKASRIMKCNNIITGGHLDGLNTLNIDGEVSFKKQELIETDNLHGTGCNLSAAIAAYLAKGNDLKDSILKSLDYVYEGIKNGNYGTLIPKI; encoded by the coding sequence ATGATTGTAATGTCAATAGCTGGCGTTGACCCTTCAGGAGGAGCAGGGGTTTTTGCTGATTTGAAAACATTTCAGGCCATCGGCGTTTACGGAACCGGAATTGTAACTGCACTGACAGCTCAAAATCCATATAAATTCTTTTCAACATTGCCAGTCAATGAAACATATATTGAAGAGCAGATTGATGCCGTTATGGATTCCTATGAAGTTGAATTCATAAAAACCGGAATGTTATATTCTCCTGAAATTATCAAACTGGTTTCAAGAAAAGTTAAGGAATATGATTTAAAAGCAGTTGTCGACCCTGTAATGGTTGCCACATCCGGAGGCGACCTAACAAAGGAGGACATTGCCAAAGCATTGAATAAGTATCTTCTTCCCCAGGCCATTCTTACAACACCAAACATCGCCGAAGCAGAAAAGTTAACCGGTACAAAAATTGATTCCAGGACCCGCGCTGAGAAGGCATCCCGAATTATGAAATGCAATAACATCATCACAGGAGGCCATCTGGACGGTCTTAACACCCTCAACATTGACGGAGAAGTTTCATTTAAAAAACAGGAACTGATTGAAACAGACAATCTTCACGGTACAGGGTGCAACTTGTCCGCAGCAATAGCGGCTTATCTTGCTAAGGGCAATGATTTGAAGGATTCCATTTTAAAGTCCCTTGATTATGTCTATGAAGGGATAAAAAACGGAAACTATGGAACATTGATACCTAAAATATAA
- a CDS encoding ABC transporter permease, whose amino-acid sequence MFDNYKNKFVPLILPIILILFWYVITNGMGLFSSYILPGPLDVLNSAWVVIENGKLLTNTIDTLFKVFAGLILASIIAIPLGILLGWYKTLEDIATFVISILRPIPPVAWIPFSILWFGIGTVPAVFIIFMGCVFPILIYTLDGVKRTDKVLVESAQTLGANDWNVLKRIVVPSAVPYIVSGLKVGIGIALMCTISAEMIGSSSGLGYMILTATNLFDTGTTVVGMLVIGLIGLVFDFVFTKAQDRIFW is encoded by the coding sequence ATGTTTGATAATTATAAAAATAAATTCGTTCCTTTGATTCTACCAATAATTTTAATATTGTTTTGGTATGTAATTACTAACGGTATGGGATTATTTTCTTCATATATTTTACCGGGTCCTTTGGATGTTTTAAATTCCGCATGGGTTGTTATTGAGAATGGAAAGCTTTTGACAAATACTATTGATACATTATTTAAGGTATTTGCTGGTTTGATACTGGCTTCAATAATAGCTATTCCTTTAGGAATACTGCTTGGATGGTATAAGACTTTGGAAGATATTGCTACTTTTGTAATAAGTATCTTAAGGCCAATTCCACCTGTTGCATGGATTCCGTTTTCAATCTTATGGTTTGGAATAGGTACAGTTCCTGCAGTATTTATTATATTCATGGGTTGTGTTTTCCCTATTTTGATATATACTCTTGATGGGGTTAAAAGAACCGACAAGGTTTTAGTAGAATCAGCTCAGACTTTAGGAGCTAATGATTGGAATGTCTTAAAACGTATTGTAGTGCCATCAGCTGTTCCATATATCGTTTCCGGACTGAAAGTAGGTATCGGTATTGCTTTAATGTGTACAATTTCTGCGGAAATGATTGGTTCAAGCAGCGGATTAGGTTATATGATTTTAACAGCAACCAATTTATTCGATACAGGTACTACCGTAGTTGGTATGTTGGTTATTGGTTTAATTGGTTTAGTGTTTGACTTTGTATTTACTAAAGCACAAGATAGGATATTCTGGTAG
- a CDS encoding tRNA-dihydrouridine synthase, whose protein sequence is MKTIFDKCKLGNLKLNSRIIRTGLWESQQCDLNAIYERYEKIASSGVGLITSELYSLYPMDKFSEHSFKMENLNFMTMAGKITEITHSYDVPILGQVEFIKYNRNIDLDIAVNDLTIEDIRKIQSDIIEAAQKLQLAGFDGIQLSIGNNFYLSKFINPYYNQREDEYGGNVFNRMRLVLELIKVMKDNLDLHISCKVNTFDERKDGFDSNESLEACKLLEKVGVDSIQVTRPLSPLYFTKKLSGEGELIEYSNKLIDNVDVPVIVGGGFNDMNHMNEILNTTNIEFLSMYRPFVAKNDFLKDWKNNSESKSRCLMCNNCYRTKTSTCYHY, encoded by the coding sequence ATGAAAACAATATTCGACAAATGTAAATTAGGAAACTTGAAGCTCAATAGCCGCATAATCAGAACAGGTCTTTGGGAGTCTCAGCAATGTGATTTGAATGCAATTTATGAGAGATATGAAAAGATCGCTTCAAGCGGAGTTGGTCTGATAACCTCCGAGCTGTATTCACTTTATCCTATGGACAAATTCAGCGAACATTCATTTAAAATGGAAAATCTCAATTTCATGACAATGGCAGGAAAGATAACTGAAATTACACACAGTTATGATGTTCCAATATTAGGGCAGGTCGAATTCATCAAATACAACCGAAACATTGATTTGGATATTGCAGTCAATGATTTGACAATTGAAGATATCCGTAAAATTCAATCAGACATTATTGAAGCCGCTCAAAAGCTTCAACTTGCAGGTTTTGACGGCATACAGCTATCCATCGGAAACAATTTTTACCTATCCAAATTCATAAATCCATATTACAACCAAAGGGAAGATGAATATGGGGGAAATGTCTTCAACAGAATGAGACTGGTTCTGGAACTGATTAAAGTTATGAAGGACAATCTTGATTTGCACATATCCTGTAAAGTGAACACATTTGATGAGAGAAAGGATGGTTTTGATTCAAATGAAAGTCTTGAAGCGTGCAAACTGCTTGAAAAAGTAGGTGTCGATTCAATTCAGGTTACAAGACCTCTTTCACCATTATATTTCACTAAAAAATTATCCGGAGAAGGAGAACTGATTGAATATTCCAACAAATTGATTGATAACGTTGACGTTCCTGTTATTGTCGGCGGAGGATTCAATGACATGAATCATATGAATGAAATTTTAAATACAACCAATATTGAATTTCTGTCCATGTACAGGCCTTTTGTTGCAAAAAACGATTTCTTAAAAGACTGGAAAAACAATTCTGAAAGCAAATCCAGATGCCTGATGTGCAATAACTGCTATAGAACTAAAACCAGCACATGTTACCATTACTAA
- a CDS encoding NAD(P)-dependent glycerol-1-phosphate dehydrogenase: MSNRKIQMPREVYIDPGIIKDTAEICKSLHLDKKALIVTGSHTYDVGAKPAIESLEKEGIEYDVIKVKDASEESISEVEELITLDTTVLGIGGGRVIDVAKLSSFNQGVYFVSMPTTASHDGIVSPMASIKNPNTSISVTAHSPIAVIADSEILAQSPFRLLAAGCADLISNFTAIKDWELAHRLKNESFSESAAALSIMSAHLITDNISNIKPNLEPSARIVMKSLFSGGMAISIAGSSRPASGSEHLFSHALDKILDKPALHGEQCGIGTIMMMYLHGGDWKAIRDALKAVQAPTTAAEIGVAEEDIIEALMMAHSIRPERYTILGDNGISKDAAYELAHKTEVI, translated from the coding sequence ATGAGTAATAGGAAAATACAAATGCCTCGTGAAGTTTACATTGATCCGGGTATTATAAAAGATACTGCTGAGATTTGTAAGTCTCTACATTTAGATAAAAAGGCTTTGATTGTTACAGGCTCCCATACATATGATGTTGGTGCAAAACCTGCAATAGAAAGCCTTGAAAAGGAAGGTATTGAATATGATGTCATTAAAGTGAAGGATGCATCTGAAGAATCAATATCAGAAGTCGAAGAATTGATTACTCTCGATACTACCGTTTTGGGTATTGGTGGTGGAAGAGTAATTGATGTAGCTAAATTATCTTCTTTCAATCAGGGCGTATATTTTGTTTCAATGCCGACAACCGCATCTCACGACGGAATTGTATCTCCTATGGCATCAATTAAAAATCCTAATACTTCAATATCAGTTACAGCCCATTCACCAATAGCTGTAATTGCAGATTCCGAAATATTGGCACAATCCCCATTCAGACTTCTGGCTGCAGGATGTGCCGATTTGATATCAAATTTTACTGCAATTAAGGATTGGGAACTGGCGCACAGGCTTAAAAACGAGTCATTCAGTGAATCCGCAGCTGCATTGTCAATAATGTCTGCTCATTTGATTACAGACAATATTTCAAACATCAAGCCTAATCTTGAACCTAGTGCAAGAATAGTTATGAAATCACTGTTCAGCGGAGGTATGGCTATCAGTATCGCCGGCTCTTCACGTCCCGCCAGCGGTTCCGAGCATCTCTTCTCACATGCGCTTGATAAGATTCTGGATAAGCCTGCTCTGCATGGTGAACAATGCGGAATCGGTACAATAATGATGATGTATCTTCATGGAGGTGACTGGAAAGCAATTAGAGATGCTCTAAAAGCTGTTCAGGCTCCTACCACTGCAGCTGAAATTGGTGTGGCTGAGGAGGATATAATTGAAGCGTTAATGATGGCTCATAGTATCAGGCCTGAAAGATACACTATTTTGGGCGATAATGGAATTTCAAAGGATGCGGCCTATGAATTGGCCCATAAAACAGAGGTGATTTAA
- the proS gene encoding proline--tRNA ligase, producing the protein MVENFDEWFHDILEQADITDSRYPIKGMAVWRPYGFQIRKHSMNIIKKLLDKDHDEVLFPMLVPESELAKEGIHVKGFEDEVYWVTKGGQRELNEQLALRPTSETAIYPMYSLWIRTHIDLPIKMYQIVNTFRYETKHTRPLIRVREITTFKEAHTAHATKEESDEQIQDFIEMYKQFFDDLGIPYLISKRPEWDKFPGSDYTMAFDVIMPNGKTLQIGTIHNLGQTFAKTFDITFEDKDGEHKLVYQTCAGVSDRVIASVIGIHGDDKGLRLPPKVSPNQVTIIPILFKKGKEEVLAKCSEIKETLESEGIRVNIDDRDIRPGKKFNNWELKGTPIKLELGPRDLENNITIAMTRDTEEKTEIPLDENLTDTVIDLLNQSSENLSSQAWDFQNEHVKFANTLEEVPELVEAGNVVKFYWCGDEEVGHEIEEKTGYDVLGIQEEVSEGTCIASGKDAKYIALIAKTY; encoded by the coding sequence ATGGTGGAAAATTTTGACGAATGGTTTCATGATATTTTAGAACAAGCGGATATAACTGATTCAAGATACCCTATTAAGGGAATGGCTGTTTGGAGACCTTATGGTTTTCAGATTAGAAAACATTCAATGAACATTATTAAAAAATTATTGGATAAAGACCATGATGAAGTACTGTTTCCAATGCTTGTTCCTGAAAGTGAACTTGCAAAAGAAGGAATTCATGTAAAAGGATTTGAAGATGAAGTATATTGGGTAACAAAAGGCGGTCAAAGGGAATTGAATGAACAGCTAGCCTTAAGACCAACAAGTGAAACTGCAATCTATCCGATGTATTCATTATGGATCAGGACTCACATTGACCTTCCAATCAAAATGTATCAGATTGTGAATACCTTCAGATACGAAACCAAACACACTAGACCTTTAATCAGAGTAAGAGAAATCACTACATTCAAAGAAGCTCATACTGCCCATGCAACTAAAGAGGAATCTGATGAACAGATACAGGACTTTATTGAAATGTACAAACAGTTCTTCGATGATTTGGGAATTCCATATTTAATTTCCAAAAGACCTGAATGGGACAAGTTCCCGGGTTCTGACTACACAATGGCTTTTGATGTAATCATGCCTAACGGTAAAACCTTACAGATTGGTACCATACACAATTTAGGCCAGACTTTTGCAAAAACATTTGACATTACCTTTGAAGACAAGGACGGTGAACACAAACTTGTCTATCAGACCTGTGCAGGAGTATCAGACAGAGTCATTGCATCAGTAATAGGAATTCACGGAGATGACAAGGGATTACGCCTACCACCTAAAGTATCACCGAATCAGGTAACCATAATTCCAATTTTATTTAAAAAAGGAAAAGAGGAAGTCCTGGCAAAATGTTCAGAAATTAAAGAGACTTTGGAATCAGAAGGCATCAGAGTCAACATTGACGACAGGGACATAAGGCCGGGTAAGAAATTCAATAACTGGGAACTTAAAGGAACTCCAATCAAACTTGAACTCGGACCTAGGGATCTTGAAAACAATATCACTATTGCAATGACCAGAGACACTGAAGAGAAAACAGAAATTCCATTGGACGAAAATCTGACAGATACAGTCATTGACTTATTAAATCAGTCTTCAGAAAACCTATCCTCCCAAGCATGGGACTTCCAGAACGAACATGTCAAGTTTGCAAACACCTTAGAAGAAGTTCCTGAACTTGTTGAAGCAGGAAATGTAGTTAAATTTTATTGGTGCGGAGATGAAGAAGTCGGACATGAAATTGAAGAAAAAACCGGCTATGACGTTTTAGGAATTCAGGAAGAAGTATCTGAAGGTACATGCATAGCAAGCGGCAAGGATGCCAAATACATTGCATTGATAGCTAAAACATACTAG
- a CDS encoding UPF0179 family protein, which translates to MITLIGKQLAKEGQEFIFLGPAEDCENCRFKSSCIGNLEENRKYVVVDVRDNEQKCPIHGEGIVVPVDVDRASIDLLTASKSIFEGSTFTYKAPDCDEEDCEFHDLCFPEGLFEDDKCIVLRNDGKHKQECKKGYKLNKLNLGFVI; encoded by the coding sequence ATGATTACATTGATAGGTAAGCAACTTGCAAAGGAAGGTCAGGAATTTATTTTTTTAGGCCCTGCTGAAGATTGTGAAAACTGCAGATTTAAATCATCCTGTATCGGAAATCTGGAAGAAAACAGGAAATATGTCGTCGTTGATGTACGGGATAATGAACAGAAATGCCCTATTCATGGTGAGGGTATTGTTGTTCCGGTTGATGTGGACAGGGCTTCAATTGATTTGTTAACTGCTTCCAAAAGTATTTTTGAAGGATCAACATTCACATATAAGGCTCCTGACTGTGATGAAGAAGACTGTGAATTTCATGATTTATGTTTCCCCGAAGGTCTGTTTGAAGATGACAAGTGCATCGTATTGAGAAATGACGGAAAACATAAGCAGGAATGCAAAAAAGGTTATAAACTTAATAAATTAAATTTGGGATTTGTGATTTAG